acaacaacaacaactgtgcATTATGAAACATTTCAATACAAAGTAGCAAATGTTAACTGGATGCCAGATTGCCTTCAATAAGTGCTCTGCTCACTTTTCTGACAAGATGTCATCTTTTCAGTATCTCTAGAAAACACAATGGCAACACAGTAAGTGATACATAATCAGTCAAAATGCCAGATTGTTTACATAAACAAAGACATTTGTCGAAATCATTTCATCTCTACTAgaataaaaaaattgtcataaCTTGTGATTTCttaaataatggaaaataatctgacGATTAACCACATTCAAATGTCACAAGtacttaaaaaaactaattactTTTTGAAGCTGTAATTCTTCCACAGACTACTAATGGTGGCCTGGAAAGCAGGTTTGTTCTCGTTGTTTGGGGTGGATTTCTTCCTCAGTCCACTGGCCCGAGCTGGTCCCAAAGCTTGCATTTTTGGGACTTTAATCAGACTGTTGTTGGACTTTGCTAGACCTGCAACCTGTGGGAAATAAATCAGACATTAGATTTTTATATAGGCAAGATTATCTGTTTGTTCTacagtctcatctcattttctgaactgctttatcctcactagggttgtggggggcgctggagcctatcccagttgacttcgggccagaagcgGAGGACACtatgaatttgtggccagccaatcagagggcacgaggagacaaaaaaaacacggtCACACGGTCATGAAATTAATAGTTTTGTATCAACTTACACGTGTGGGCTGAAAGATGGGAGCAGACGTTTCCCCTTTGTTTGAGGAAAAGACAGGAGGCTTCGATTCTGAAAAGTAGGCGCTGGTGCTGTCCTGGGTGGGAGAAGAGTCCATGAGCTTGTCTTCCAATTTTGAGTTTCTATCATTGGATGACTTGGTAGATAAGGACAAAATATCCTTCTTGAACTGGAACTGCCGCAAAGCATTGAGGTGTGGAGTGGACTTGGGTGTCGGCGACCTATCAGTCAAGGGCGAATTGTCTGACCAGTTAAATAGTCTTAGACCGGTACTGGCTGAATTGGGGGAATTGTCTTTAGGAGACAGAGGAGGACTGGCCGTTTGGACGGAAGGGGCTTCTGGGCCTTCCGAGCCGGAGTCATCGCTGCCGGGGTCAAACGTGTGGGCAATGGGGCTTGTGGCTTGGGGCACCACACTGTGATCCAAACCCACCTGAGCAGATTCCACTATAATGCTGGTGGTGGAACTGGAATTGCTGAAGAATCTACGGGGAAGAGAGACAGATTTAATCTTGCGGCATGCTtgtgcaaaaatataaatagtcTTTGTTAAGAAGATAGCCTAAGTGGCATAATCTTTTCGACTTTATGGGAAgtcctaaaacattttttttgttttgcctcaTACCGGTGGTTAGTTTcaagtttgttttcttttaggcTACTAATAACTTAGACATTCCCAATGCACTGTCTGAATGAACTCAAATGTGCCCTGTCTGGCAGAACATCGACGCCGACTGGATTCAACCCGCCATCAATGGAGGCTTGCCCACCTGCTGCTTACGACCTGATCTTGGTCCTGGACATCCTGGTTTCGTCTCTGCAAGAGTGTGGCAAAGCGGTTTCGTGTCCCACTGATTGGTGATGACGTTTCAGGTTCCGGAGTGGATTTGGATCGCTTCACCTCACACGAGTACTGGTGTAGAACATCTTGGTCTGATAGACAGCTGTCTGGAGAAGGGAGTAGCAGGCAGGTAAAGTGGACATTCATGTGATAATAGTatcctttattttcattttgtaggAATGTCAAATGTCacccatggaaaaaaatgtggtccccacatagaaaaataattcaaGAGAATCcagtatatactgtattttaccataaattaataaaaaatagaaaattcttCCCAATTTTTATTGGGTGCAGATTTTAGATGGATTTATGAAAACTAATGAATATTTTCTTGGATAAtcattttctcattcatttagttttgtgctcaaaaagtactttttaaaaaacatttatacaaatgaattggatttcaTGTGACTGTCTTACCTTGTCTTGGTCTTTTCACTTGCAGGCTTTTGCAGGGCAACCTAACCCCTGTCAGGTTGATGACTCTCTCCTTCCCCCTAGTGGATGGAGGCCTTTCAGTGGACTCCTCAGGATGGGCTGCTCGTGAAGCTGCTGCTTTACTACTTCGATCCCAGATGCTGAAACCACTAGGACTGTcgttccagctgctgctgcaCCGTTTTATGTGCTGGTAAAAAAAAGGAGTCATTGTTCAATCTTGTCAGTAACTTCAATTTGATTAGAttttccccacaaaaaaagaaaatagccaTTTGGGCATGGTTACCTGTGTCATAAGGTTTTCTGGGTTAA
The nucleotide sequence above comes from Stigmatopora nigra isolate UIUO_SnigA chromosome 12, RoL_Snig_1.1, whole genome shotgun sequence. Encoded proteins:
- the exo1 gene encoding exonuclease 1, whose translation is MGIPGLLQFIKDAGEPINVKKYKGQTVAVDTYCWLHKGAFSCAEKLAKGEPTDQYVWYCMKFVDMLFSFNVKPILVFDGRNLPSKREVEKARKLRRETNLQKGRQLLRDGKLSEARDCFGRCVNITPTMAHDLIKVARARGVDCIVAPYEADAQLAYLTKAGLAHAVITEDSDLLAFGCKKVILKMDKLGNGLEIDQSNLGRCRSLGNIFTEQKFRYMCILSGCDYLASLHGIGLGKACKLLKLAKEPDILKVIKKMGQYLKKDLVVPQEYIEGFVKANQTFLYQLVFDPINRKLVPLNPYENDINPASLSYAGAPIEDKIAFQMALGNLDFNTMEKIDDFNPENLMTQHIKRCSSSWNDSPSGFSIWDRSSKAAASRAAHPEESTERPPSTRGKERVINLTGVRLPCKSLQVKRPRQDSCLSDQDVLHQYSCEVKRSKSTPEPETSSPISGTRNRFATLLQRRNQDVQDQDQVVSSRFFSNSSSTTSIIVESAQVGLDHSVVPQATSPIAHTFDPGSDDSGSEGPEAPSVQTASPPLSPKDNSPNSASTGLRLFNWSDNSPLTDRSPTPKSTPHLNALRQFQFKKDILSLSTKSSNDRNSKLEDKLMDSSPTQDSTSAYFSESKPPVFSSNKGETSAPIFQPTRVAGLAKSNNSLIKVPKMQALGPARASGLRKKSTPNNENKPAFQATISSLWKNYSFKKDTEKMTSCQKSEQSTY